One Capsicum annuum cultivar UCD-10X-F1 chromosome 2, UCD10Xv1.1, whole genome shotgun sequence genomic window carries:
- the LOC107859547 gene encoding thioredoxin-like protein CXXS1, producing MEVQEQGTKSRVVKVNSMESWDIHVNQATLQGCPIVAHFTAVWCIPSVAMNPFMEELASMYQDMCFLTIDVDEVKEVASKYEVKAMPTFLLLKSGVPVDKIVGANPDEIKKRIQSLALSNPTDIP from the exons ATGGAAGTTCAAGAACAGGGGACCAAATCTAGAGTTGTCAAGGTAAACTCTATGGAATCATGGGATATCCATGTAAATCAAGCAACACTTCAAGGATGTCCT ATTGTGGCACACTTTACTGCTGTTTGGTGTATACCCTCTGTGGCAATGAACCCCTTTATGGAGGAGTTGGCTTCTATGTACCAAGATATGTGTTTTCTCACAATTGATGTGGATGAGGTCAAG GAGGTGGCTAGCAAATATGAGGTGAAAGCCATGCCAACATTTCTGCTGCTGAAATCTGGAGTACCAGTTGACAAGATAGTTGGTGCAAATCCAGATGAGATAAAGAAAAGGATCCAGAGTCTTGCTCTATCCAACCCCACAGATATTCCCTAG